A genomic segment from uncultured Flavobacterium sp. encodes:
- a CDS encoding GntR family transcriptional regulator: protein MEFRDKQAIYLQIAEYVCEQILLDKWLPGDKISSIRELAIFMEVTPNTIQRTYDYLQQEEVIANKRGVGYFVSEDGPEKVLKFRRDLFIKNDLPVMFRNMYLLKVSGEDVTKRFEEFIKENFKETK, encoded by the coding sequence ATGGAATTCAGAGATAAACAAGCGATTTATTTACAAATAGCGGAATACGTGTGTGAACAGATCCTGCTTGACAAATGGTTGCCGGGAGATAAAATATCAAGCATCCGTGAACTGGCAATATTTATGGAAGTAACACCTAATACGATACAGAGAACCTATGATTATCTGCAACAGGAGGAAGTCATCGCCAATAAACGCGGCGTAGGTTATTTTGTATCTGAAGATGGTCCAGAAAAAGTATTGAAGTTTCGAAGGGATCTGTTTATTAAAAATGATTTACCTGTGATGTTTAGAAATATGTACTTGTTAAAAGTTTCTGGCGAAGACGTAACGAAACGATTTGAAGAATTTATTAAAGAAAATTTTAAAGAAACGAAATAA
- a CDS encoding helix-turn-helix transcriptional regulator — protein MGLILDFILITGILLCIIILIGLFKLKLKQIPHKILIVFWSIIMLSLLHFYTMLHNLDSLFAITYVFENGSRFILAPLIYVYIKSLLPPPNKAFIKNHLFHFIPFIVYFVFYILPVIILTKIIKKDFYPYLNFIDENFNQGLWQDLFSLFYFYLSLRLFFRVKKGMTANYSNFKEKDFLWIKKFIYSFLIVIILDLTLVFLSIFGKYNGNELGFITMIFTVISMIYLGYYGLTQSSIFLPDFLTNEKPANRQINPEELTVLKRKVTQALEEEKLYLSPDLTLRTLANSIELSERKLSSLINDEMNTTFYDLINNFRVQEAKKRLKSSDYNKYTVVAIGDSCGFNSKSSFYRIFKSETSLTPTQFKNS, from the coding sequence ATGGGATTAATACTTGATTTTATATTAATAACAGGAATTCTACTCTGTATTATTATATTAATTGGCTTATTTAAATTAAAATTAAAGCAAATTCCTCATAAAATCTTAATTGTATTTTGGAGTATAATTATGTTGTCATTATTACATTTTTATACAATGCTCCATAACTTAGATAGTCTATTTGCAATAACATATGTATTTGAAAATGGCTCAAGATTTATATTAGCTCCATTAATTTATGTATATATAAAATCATTATTACCTCCACCAAATAAAGCATTTATAAAAAATCATTTATTTCATTTTATCCCTTTTATAGTTTATTTTGTTTTTTATATCCTCCCTGTAATCATTCTTACTAAAATAATTAAAAAAGATTTCTATCCCTATCTGAATTTTATCGATGAAAACTTTAATCAAGGCTTATGGCAAGACTTATTTTCCTTATTTTATTTTTATTTATCATTAAGGTTATTTTTTAGAGTTAAAAAAGGTATGACTGCTAATTATTCTAATTTTAAAGAGAAAGATTTTCTATGGATTAAAAAATTCATCTACAGCTTCTTAATAGTTATCATACTTGATTTAACGCTGGTCTTTTTATCTATATTTGGAAAATATAATGGTAATGAATTAGGATTTATAACTATGATTTTTACAGTTATTTCTATGATTTATTTAGGCTATTATGGATTAACACAATCTTCCATTTTTCTACCTGATTTTTTAACAAACGAAAAACCTGCGAATAGACAAATCAATCCCGAAGAATTGACTGTTTTAAAAAGAAAAGTAACACAGGCATTAGAAGAAGAAAAACTGTATTTATCTCCGGATTTAACATTAAGAACATTAGCAAATAGTATAGAATTGTCTGAAAGAAAATTGTCAAGTCTTATTAATGATGAAATGAATACTACTTTCTACGATTTAATAAATAACTTTAGAGTTCAAGAAGCAAAAAAGAGACTTAAATCGTCTGATTATAATAAATACACAGTAGTTGCTATTGGAGATTCATGTGGTTTCAATTCAAAGAGCAGTTTTTATAGAATTTTTAAAAGTGAAACAAGCCTTACTCCCACTCAATTCAAAAATTCTTAA
- a CDS encoding efflux transporter outer membrane subunit, producing the protein MKNLKLILALLLIAIFPYGCMVGPKYVQPEQPKAESFLNGDHSTDTTNTVRTIKWSTIFNDPVLIGLIDKGLQNNFDLKIAVARLEQAKANLGIAKADLYPSFQYSGQVNSAETFMQPSSAFANMSWELDFWGKYRHQNKALQNDLLATDEARKVVLSDIVSNIAISYFQLRDFDNQLEITIHTLETRQKAYDIINERFKSGYVAELDKVQIEQQVAIAQANIPAIKRQITALENSISILIGKVPGPIERGKTNNELLVTSTFPISVPSALLENRPDVKATELLYRSANEKIGVAQAMRYPSFNIAAFAGFTSVLVADLFNDASYTQNIGAGVTGPIFNFGKNKRRVEVNRQIAEERKLNFQKTYLIAISEVENSLQNVAMYKEEWTARNKQVVAAQTNYDLSNARYYNGYVSYLEVLDAQRSLFEAQLSLSQLTQKQLTSMIQLYKALGGGWN; encoded by the coding sequence ATGAAAAATCTAAAACTTATACTAGCATTACTTTTGATAGCTATTTTTCCCTATGGATGCATGGTTGGACCTAAATATGTTCAGCCGGAACAACCTAAAGCGGAAAGCTTCTTAAATGGCGATCATAGTACTGATACAACAAATACGGTACGAACCATAAAATGGTCAACAATATTTAATGATCCTGTTTTAATTGGATTAATCGATAAAGGACTTCAGAACAACTTTGATCTAAAAATTGCTGTCGCACGTCTGGAACAAGCTAAAGCCAATCTGGGAATTGCCAAAGCCGATTTATATCCTTCTTTTCAGTACTCAGGACAAGTAAATAGTGCCGAAACCTTCATGCAACCTAGTTCTGCTTTTGCAAATATGTCCTGGGAGTTGGATTTTTGGGGGAAATATCGTCATCAGAATAAAGCACTTCAAAATGATCTTTTAGCAACTGATGAAGCTCGAAAAGTGGTGCTTTCGGACATAGTTAGCAATATTGCTATTTCGTATTTTCAATTGCGCGATTTTGACAATCAGTTAGAGATCACCATTCATACATTAGAAACAAGACAAAAAGCCTACGATATCATAAACGAGCGTTTTAAAAGTGGCTATGTTGCCGAATTGGATAAAGTTCAAATAGAACAGCAAGTGGCAATTGCCCAGGCCAATATTCCGGCTATTAAAAGACAAATTACGGCACTTGAAAATTCGATTTCTATTTTAATCGGGAAAGTTCCGGGACCCATTGAGAGAGGAAAAACAAATAATGAATTACTGGTTACATCAACTTTCCCAATATCAGTTCCATCAGCTTTGCTTGAAAACAGACCTGACGTAAAAGCCACTGAACTTTTGTACCGATCTGCAAATGAAAAAATTGGAGTTGCCCAAGCCATGAGATATCCTTCCTTTAATATTGCAGCATTTGCTGGTTTTACAAGTGTTTTGGTTGCAGATTTATTTAATGATGCTTCTTACACTCAAAATATTGGTGCCGGAGTTACGGGACCAATTTTCAACTTCGGAAAAAACAAACGCCGCGTCGAAGTAAACCGTCAAATCGCCGAAGAACGCAAACTAAACTTTCAAAAAACCTATTTAATTGCTATTTCAGAAGTAGAAAACTCTCTTCAAAATGTTGCGATGTATAAAGAAGAATGGACGGCAAGAAATAAACAAGTTGTAGCTGCCCAAACAAACTACGATTTATCAAACGCCAGATATTATAACGGTTATGTTTCGTATTTAGAAGTTCTGGATGCTCAAAGATCATTATTTGAAGCACAACTTAGTCTTTCTCAATTAACACAAAAACAATTAACCTCAATGATCCAGTTGTACAAAGCACTTGGTGGAGGATGGAATTGA
- a CDS encoding ABC transporter ATP-binding protein → MINISNLSFGYKKGNLLYKDLSLSLIEGNIYGLLGKNGAGKSTLLKNIAGSLFPIGGCVSVDGMIPQKRLPSFLRAVYYIPEECFVPAITVKQYTALFGIFYPDFNADQLFVYLKELEVVVPGKLSALSFGQQKKFIIAFALACNTKVILMDEPTNGLDIPSKTQFRKLIASVMNDKRIIFISTHQTRDLENLIDQVVIIDSGNLLLSASIDEITSKLHFETVSELPAEIKVIYAEEHLKGTSIVRENTTGEDSRLNLEHLFNGTTQNPQLLKQIFTAKNNNHE, encoded by the coding sequence ATGATAAATATTTCTAATCTCTCGTTCGGCTATAAAAAGGGAAATTTACTTTATAAAGATTTATCCCTTTCCCTTATTGAGGGTAACATATATGGCTTACTTGGCAAAAATGGTGCAGGCAAATCAACCTTACTGAAAAATATTGCGGGATCACTTTTTCCGATAGGAGGATGCGTAAGTGTTGATGGCATGATTCCTCAAAAAAGATTGCCCTCTTTTTTAAGGGCGGTTTATTATATTCCTGAAGAATGTTTTGTGCCCGCTATAACGGTTAAACAATATACCGCCTTATTCGGAATTTTTTACCCGGATTTCAATGCTGATCAACTCTTTGTTTATTTAAAGGAACTTGAAGTAGTTGTACCTGGTAAGCTGAGTGCGCTTTCTTTTGGGCAGCAAAAGAAGTTTATTATCGCATTTGCCCTTGCCTGCAATACGAAGGTAATATTAATGGATGAACCGACGAATGGTTTGGATATTCCTTCAAAAACGCAATTCAGGAAGCTAATTGCTTCGGTAATGAATGACAAACGGATCATTTTTATTTCTACCCACCAAACCAGAGACTTGGAGAATCTAATCGATCAGGTAGTAATTATTGACAGTGGTAATCTCCTCCTGAGTGCTTCCATTGATGAGATAACCAGTAAACTGCATTTTGAAACGGTTAGCGAGCTTCCGGCAGAAATCAAAGTAATATACGCGGAAGAGCATTTGAAGGGAACCTCAATCGTACGGGAAAATACAACTGGTGAAGATTCACGGCTAAACCTGGAGCACCTTTTCAATGGTACTACTCAAAACCCCCAATTATTAAAACAAATATTTACCGCTAAAAACAACAATCATGAATGA
- a CDS encoding amino acid adenylation domain-containing protein, producing MNASNPNHEVYGSQQNSAPTHLTEQEKNHLLYTFNDTSTLNANHITLPDLFKETVHKYKNNTAIVCGNDSITYQQLDEESNKVANYLLSIGISTESLVPIQLNRSIELIISILGILKSGAAYIPLDYSLPHKRVSYIIADAEAKIIITDSVNTGLISKEAKCISLSDAVVQQQSTEPLSITISRDNLAYVIYTSGSTGNPKGVMVAHHSIQHLITWHNKHFNVTANSSLSFVTGSGFDIAVWEIWSSLVAGSVLYIADNDERTNAAQLLDYYGRNKITHGFAPTVLVPDIVKESQQKKLSLIYLFTAGEKLKPVNTHGLPYILVDYYGPTECTVYATFYTVNRTDGLYVSSIGKPIANTQAYVLSPQLDLLPIGAVGELCISGACLSKGYWRQPELTNQKFIAHPFKPEEKLYKTGDLVRWQDEGNIEYIGRIDNQVKIRGYRIELGEIENALMSIPNVNKAVVIAKENNKQYKTLVAFIVLDKKINKVNEPTSTNDIRQHLKQELPGYMIPAHFILTEEMPMNANGKTDLNRLQEFSLQHNPGVGIMAPKTEAEEIITHIWADLLERAEIDITDNFFDIGGDSLLVAVAVTDITSKMNVKVYMRDLYQYPTIQSLAAKLTERKIAVADIPEEDVEPVIELQKDVYLSPDTVITGSFDTNKLIDPTHIFLTGVTGFIGINLVEELLTKTEAVIYCLIRAKNEYDALLKINELLDKFQISISEELKKRIVPIIGDLTKKNLGLPDKQFDMLSDTIDVIYHSASSVNFIQPYSYMKATNVDGLREIVHFAAHNKLKCLVLLSTISVYSWGHVFTNKTVMTEQDDIKQNILAISKDIGYVRSKYVMEEIADLAASKGLPVITYRLGYAMCHETSGASAPYQWWAGLVKLCLKHNTYPALTELREGLITVDYMVKSMAHISKNPDAIGHKFNLIASPETNLTLDQFFQLLHKYYPLQLNKLPYKEWRKLWEDNNTCELYPLTSLFKDNIHEGLSTVELYQDTYIWDNTQVKTFLKGSDIKEPVFDKKVLDAYLLYLGINFS from the coding sequence ATGAATGCATCAAACCCAAATCATGAAGTTTATGGATCGCAACAAAACAGTGCTCCTACTCATCTTACAGAACAAGAAAAAAATCATCTGCTTTACACCTTTAATGATACAAGCACCCTAAACGCTAACCATATTACATTGCCTGATCTGTTTAAAGAAACTGTACATAAGTACAAGAATAATACAGCAATTGTTTGTGGTAATGACAGTATCACTTATCAACAATTGGATGAGGAAAGTAATAAAGTAGCCAATTATCTACTATCTATTGGTATAAGTACAGAATCTCTTGTTCCTATTCAACTAAACCGTTCTATTGAACTGATTATTTCCATTCTGGGTATTTTAAAATCTGGCGCTGCATATATCCCGCTAGACTATTCACTGCCACATAAAAGAGTTTCTTATATCATTGCAGACGCTGAGGCTAAAATCATTATAACAGACAGTGTAAATACGGGTTTAATATCTAAGGAAGCAAAATGTATTTCTTTATCAGATGCTGTAGTACAACAACAATCTACAGAACCTTTATCTATAACCATCTCACGAGATAATCTCGCTTATGTTATTTATACATCCGGCTCTACAGGAAACCCAAAAGGTGTGATGGTAGCTCATCACTCTATTCAGCATCTGATAACCTGGCATAATAAACATTTTAATGTAACCGCCAATAGTAGTCTTAGCTTTGTTACAGGATCTGGTTTTGATATTGCCGTTTGGGAAATTTGGTCTTCACTTGTTGCAGGTTCAGTATTGTATATTGCCGATAATGATGAGCGAACAAATGCCGCTCAGTTGTTGGACTATTATGGTCGTAATAAGATAACCCATGGATTTGCTCCAACTGTTTTAGTACCGGACATTGTAAAAGAATCCCAACAAAAAAAACTTTCATTAATCTATTTGTTTACAGCAGGCGAGAAATTAAAACCAGTAAATACTCACGGACTTCCCTACATATTAGTAGATTATTATGGCCCTACAGAATGTACCGTTTATGCCACTTTTTATACGGTGAACCGTACAGATGGTCTATATGTTTCTTCTATTGGCAAGCCTATTGCCAATACACAGGCTTATGTACTTAGCCCTCAACTAGATCTGTTGCCAATAGGCGCGGTAGGTGAATTATGCATCAGTGGTGCATGTTTATCTAAAGGTTACTGGCGACAACCAGAATTAACCAATCAGAAATTTATAGCACATCCTTTTAAACCTGAAGAAAAATTATATAAAACAGGCGATCTTGTACGCTGGCAGGATGAAGGTAATATCGAATATATTGGAAGAATTGATAATCAGGTAAAAATACGCGGCTACAGGATCGAACTGGGTGAAATAGAAAATGCACTTATGAGCATTCCTAACGTCAATAAAGCAGTAGTGATTGCTAAAGAAAATAATAAGCAGTATAAAACATTGGTGGCATTTATTGTGTTGGATAAAAAAATAAATAAAGTGAATGAGCCAACTTCTACAAATGACATTCGACAACATCTCAAACAAGAATTACCCGGATATATGATTCCTGCGCATTTCATTTTAACAGAGGAAATGCCGATGAATGCAAATGGTAAAACCGACCTCAACCGTCTGCAGGAGTTTTCTTTACAACATAATCCCGGCGTCGGTATTATGGCTCCAAAAACAGAAGCAGAAGAAATTATTACCCATATATGGGCAGATTTACTAGAGAGAGCAGAAATTGACATAACTGATAATTTCTTTGATATTGGCGGAGATTCCTTACTGGTTGCGGTTGCTGTAACAGACATTACCAGTAAGATGAATGTCAAGGTATACATGAGAGATTTATATCAGTATCCAACAATACAATCACTTGCAGCTAAATTAACGGAACGAAAAATCGCTGTTGCAGATATTCCCGAAGAAGATGTAGAACCGGTAATTGAATTACAGAAAGATGTTTATTTATCACCCGATACTGTAATCACTGGTAGTTTTGATACCAATAAACTCATCGACCCTACACACATCTTTCTTACAGGTGTTACAGGTTTTATAGGGATTAATTTGGTAGAAGAATTACTGACAAAAACTGAAGCTGTTATTTATTGCTTAATACGCGCCAAAAACGAGTATGATGCACTACTCAAAATTAATGAGTTGCTGGATAAATTTCAAATTTCAATAAGTGAAGAATTAAAAAAGAGGATTGTACCTATAATTGGAGATCTAACGAAAAAAAACTTAGGCTTGCCAGATAAACAATTCGATATGCTGTCAGATACAATAGATGTCATTTACCATTCTGCCAGTTCTGTAAATTTTATTCAACCTTATTCGTACATGAAAGCCACAAATGTTGATGGTCTTCGGGAAATTGTACATTTTGCAGCGCATAATAAACTCAAATGTCTAGTACTTTTATCTACCATATCTGTTTATAGTTGGGGACATGTGTTTACAAATAAAACTGTTATGACGGAGCAGGATGACATAAAACAAAATATCCTCGCCATTAGCAAAGACATTGGTTATGTTCGAAGTAAATATGTAATGGAAGAGATTGCAGATCTAGCCGCATCAAAGGGATTGCCGGTTATTACTTACCGTCTTGGATATGCCATGTGTCATGAGACAAGTGGTGCCAGTGCACCTTACCAATGGTGGGCAGGTCTGGTAAAACTTTGCCTGAAGCACAATACATATCCTGCTCTCACAGAATTACGTGAAGGCTTGATTACGGTAGATTATATGGTAAAATCAATGGCACATATTTCTAAAAATCCGGATGCTATTGGTCATAAATTTAACCTGATTGCATCCCCAGAAACGAATCTAACTCTTGATCAATTCTTTCAGTTGTTACATAAATATTATCCTCTACAATTAAATAAATTACCATATAAAGAATGGCGAAAACTTTGGGAAGACAACAACACTTGTGAACTATATCCGCTTACGAGTTTGTTTAAAGACAATATACATGAAGGACTTTCTACCGTAGAACTATATCAGGATACGTATATATGGGACAACACGCAAGTGAAAACTTTTTTGAAAGGAAGTGATATTAAAGAGCCTGTATTCGACAAGAAAGTATTAGATGCTTATCTCCTTTATCTGGGTATAAATTTTTCGTAA
- a CDS encoding DUF2807 domain-containing protein, which translates to MMLGAFVICLFASNVILKKRYDSADKSDYYWNYNKISTTPFKYLKIDGGNVTNIVFEQQKNCSVRVLDYWGGYDKDSVKTYVSGDTLHLQFVKCPTDLYKKSWMETNVLVRIAAPQLLAIDGYNTNFEFVKLDQKELQINLTGKSRIEVESNTHNFDKLSINQRDSSQVIFEMNPDLKQSPIIKVKNVAVKIQGVSLLDIGHMNVDNLQLDVTESSAVILSGHNLKSQQK; encoded by the coding sequence ATGATGCTGGGTGCATTTGTGATATGTCTGTTCGCCTCTAATGTCATATTGAAGAAACGATATGACAGCGCAGATAAAAGTGATTATTACTGGAATTACAATAAAATTTCCACTACACCATTTAAGTATTTAAAAATTGATGGTGGTAATGTAACCAATATCGTATTTGAGCAACAGAAAAATTGTTCTGTCAGAGTACTCGACTATTGGGGCGGATACGATAAAGATAGCGTTAAAACCTATGTATCGGGGGACACCTTACATCTCCAGTTCGTTAAATGCCCGACCGATCTATATAAAAAATCATGGATGGAAACCAATGTATTGGTTCGTATCGCAGCACCTCAATTATTAGCGATCGATGGTTATAATACGAATTTCGAATTTGTAAAACTTGATCAAAAAGAATTGCAAATCAATTTGACCGGTAAATCAAGAATTGAAGTAGAAAGCAACACACATAATTTTGATAAGCTATCCATTAATCAGCGTGATTCCTCTCAGGTAATATTCGAAATGAATCCTGATCTGAAACAATCACCAATAATCAAGGTGAAGAATGTTGCGGTAAAAATACAAGGGGTATCTTTATTAGATATTGGCCATATGAATGTTGATAATCTCCAGCTAGATGTGACTGAAAGCTCCGCAGTCATTCTGTCAGGTCACAACCTTAAATCCCAGCAAAAATAA
- a CDS encoding type II toxin-antitoxin system RelE/ParE family toxin, translating to MYSYYLSSEAKEDLRRIYYYGVSKFGIDQADNYFNMFYDCFDKIEGNPFLFPSANHIKRGYRYCVCGVDTIYYQINGDKRVEIITIIGRQDF from the coding sequence ATGTATAGCTATTATTTAAGTAGCGAAGCCAAAGAAGATTTAAGAAGAATTTATTATTATGGTGTTAGTAAGTTTGGCATTGATCAAGCTGATAACTATTTTAATATGTTTTATGATTGTTTTGATAAAATAGAAGGAAATCCTTTTTTATTTCCTTCTGCCAACCACATTAAAAGAGGATATCGTTATTGTGTTTGTGGTGTTGACACTATTTACTACCAAATCAATGGAGATAAACGGGTAGAGATTATTACCATTATTGGAAGGCAAGACTTTTAG
- a CDS encoding CopG family transcriptional regulator, giving the protein MTRQSISLTAPNEEWLKNQVNTEEFSSKSEAINYLIKQARSQEEYYEFVRAKIDKGEKSGFAKKQTREEMLAEFKKDLPNV; this is encoded by the coding sequence ATGACACGTCAAAGTATATCATTAACTGCTCCTAATGAAGAGTGGCTAAAAAATCAGGTTAACACAGAAGAGTTTAGTAGTAAAAGTGAAGCAATTAACTATTTGATCAAACAAGCTCGTTCACAAGAGGAATACTATGAATTTGTGAGAGCTAAAATAGATAAGGGAGAAAAAAGTGGTTTTGCAAAAAAACAAACTAGAGAAGAAATGTTAGCCGAATTTAAAAAAGATTTGCCTAATGTATAG